A window of the Polypterus senegalus isolate Bchr_013 chromosome 4, ASM1683550v1, whole genome shotgun sequence genome harbors these coding sequences:
- the LOC120528613 gene encoding fibronectin type III domain-containing protein 9-like, whose amino-acid sequence MMNLEIKNISFTSASVSWSHDPYSCPENLYRLMYRPNWNSILSGFSRQNFHREEAVPLGRSSLKLQRLTPSTNYILCVTCQGSQPSRDQCSIFHTLAKDAMVLNSRTLDLATVVWLTSSILLIITAIVLLHGCFKLWCRKCKRKRYSSAETVRIQGGGSQAWNIVNAETALGDEQSSLQTLSMLEKKAEDKPAFLNDNGKSGINNLRTCYRTKERTVILPQSVHE is encoded by the coding sequence ATGATGAACCTGGAAATCAAGAACATATCCTTCACCTCAGCATCTGTATCCTGGTCCCATGATCCATACAGCTGTCCTGAAAACTTGTACAGACTAATGTACCGACCAAACTGGAACAGCATATTGTCAGGATTCTCAAGGCAAAATTTCCACAGAGAGGAAGCTGTGCCACTGGGCCGCAGTTCTTTAAAGCTACAGAGGCTCACCCCATCAACCAACTACATTCTCTGCGTCACCTGCCAGGGATCCCAGCCTTCCAGGGATCAGTGTTCTATTTTCCACACTCTGGCCAAGGATGCCATGGTGCTGAATAGCAGAACATTGGATCTAGCTACAGTTGTGTGGCTGACAAGCAGCATCCTCCTCATAATCACAGCGATTGTGTTGCTCCACGGTTGTTTTAAGCTGTGGTGCAGAAAATGTAAACGGAAGCGTTACAGTTCTGCAGAAACAGTTCGCATTCAAGGTGGGGGCAGTCAGGCTTGGAATATTGTAAATGCTGAGACTGCACTTGGAGACGAGCAGAGCAGCCTACAGACTCTTTCtatgttggaaaaaaaagcagaagaCAAGCCAGCTTTTTTAAACGACAATGGGAAAAGTGGAATAAACAACCTGAGAACTTGCtacagaacaaaagaaagaacagTCATCCTACCACAGAGTGTCCATGAATAG